Proteins encoded by one window of Geobacter sp. DSM 9736:
- a CDS encoding GSU3529 family protein: MTVFDRLREAMETAQAEQDLPDCLARDISAILLRQKEFEGRENELNELVEKVIMYDTYGQTGYLGMGVNNVVLQKTLEKLLGFEELH; encoded by the coding sequence ATGACAGTTTTCGATCGTCTGCGGGAAGCAATGGAAACAGCACAGGCCGAACAGGATTTGCCGGACTGCCTGGCGCGGGATATTTCAGCTATTTTGCTACGGCAGAAAGAATTTGAGGGGCGGGAAAATGAACTGAATGAGCTGGTCGAAAAGGTCATTATGTATGATACCTACGGCCAAACGGGCTACCTTGGAATGGGGGTTAATAATGTCGTCTTGCAAAAGACACTGGAGAAGCTGTTAGGGTTCGAGGAGTTACATTAG
- a CDS encoding GSU3529 family protein, which yields MDLFKELEEATTLQYFHGDLPKWLADPVLSVARSPELFQEKEYLVEILLAQVREYDVYAEAGCCKWAYDHEDIARTLRWLEE from the coding sequence ATGGATCTGTTCAAGGAACTCGAAGAGGCTACCACGCTGCAGTACTTTCATGGCGATCTGCCGAAATGGCTTGCGGACCCGGTTCTCTCCGTTGCCCGGTCTCCGGAGCTGTTTCAGGAAAAGGAGTATCTGGTTGAAATCCTTCTGGCGCAGGTCAGGGAATATGATGTGTATGCCGAGGCCGGGTGCTGCAAATGGGCATATGACCACGAGGACATCGCCAGAACATTACGGTGGCTGGAGGAATAA
- a CDS encoding cysteine desulfurase family protein: protein MAVYLDCNATTPAEPSVASLVLRFLEKDFGNAASPIHDYGLFARAAVEHARMLVGKVVGARPDEVIFSSGATESNNMAILGLIDAGLNSGRRHVITTAIEHKAVLEPFEELSRKGFEVELLPALPDGRFSLERLAEALRPDTLLVSTMHVNNETGVLQPLVEVADLLKEHDALWHVDAAQGYGKDLDRLSSRRIDMISVSGHKIYGPKGIGALIVRKRDGRFPPLQPLIFGGGQEQGLRPGTLPVPLIAGFGEAAKLALRDNRERQAKCQAFRHDVREALATLGAEQNGDETWTLPHCINVSIPGISSDQAIRALKNVIAVSSTSACTSHTRTPSHVLNAMGLSSSQVESSLRLSWCHMTPDVDWESVVEVLQKLR from the coding sequence ATGGCAGTTTATCTGGATTGCAATGCGACCACGCCTGCCGAGCCATCCGTGGCTTCTCTGGTGCTGAGATTTCTTGAGAAGGACTTCGGTAACGCCGCCAGCCCTATACACGACTATGGCTTGTTCGCCCGTGCTGCCGTGGAGCATGCGCGGATGTTGGTGGGAAAGGTCGTCGGGGCACGGCCGGATGAAGTCATCTTTTCCAGCGGCGCCACTGAAAGCAACAATATGGCGATTCTTGGTTTGATTGACGCAGGACTTAACAGCGGTCGGCGACATGTGATCACGACTGCCATCGAACATAAGGCGGTTCTTGAACCTTTCGAGGAACTTTCACGCAAGGGATTCGAGGTGGAGCTTCTGCCTGCCCTACCCGACGGACGCTTCAGCCTGGAACGGCTGGCCGAAGCTCTCCGGCCCGATACGCTGCTTGTTTCGACCATGCATGTCAACAACGAAACCGGAGTCCTGCAACCGCTGGTTGAAGTCGCGGACCTCCTCAAAGAGCATGACGCGCTGTGGCATGTCGATGCTGCACAGGGGTATGGAAAGGATCTTGATCGACTCTCCAGCCGACGCATCGACATGATATCCGTCAGCGGGCACAAGATATATGGACCCAAAGGAATTGGGGCGCTCATCGTCAGGAAGCGTGATGGCCGGTTCCCCCCATTGCAGCCGCTTATCTTCGGGGGCGGGCAGGAGCAGGGGCTAAGACCGGGGACTCTACCGGTGCCTTTAATAGCGGGATTTGGAGAGGCGGCAAAATTGGCATTGCGGGACAACAGGGAGCGCCAAGCGAAGTGCCAGGCCTTTCGGCATGACGTACGTGAAGCGCTCGCCACACTTGGTGCTGAGCAGAACGGTGACGAAACCTGGACCCTGCCGCATTGCATCAACGTTTCCATTCCAGGTATTTCTTCAGATCAGGCGATACGTGCGCTGAAAAACGTGATTGCCGTATCGAGCACATCTGCCTGCACCTCCCATACCCGTACTCCGAGCCATGTCCTGAACGCTATGGGACTATCTTCCTCACAGGTCGAGAGTTCCCTGCGGCTTTCCTGGTGCCATATGACGCCCGATGTCGACTGGGAGTCGGTTGTTGAGGTGTTACAGAAACTGCGCTGA
- a CDS encoding LysR family transcriptional regulator, whose product MDLKQLNFFLEVADSGGFTKAAEKLNIAQSALSIAIKKLEEELEVKLFVRRDRKVTLTAEGESLALNAKDIFKVVARARQEVADLRGLVRGEVRVGLTPMLSSFFFPKILSAFKRRYPALQISIYGDSAWNIQRKIESGDIDMGIITGRVPDGLDSHHMLREEVVACVHRFHPFAVKKKCKISDLLAEPLVQFKKGYYLRELIDEIAAREGILPVVMAESNLFSLVRSLVKEELGVAFLLKMAVDKDPGVATISCDPPLFLDLAIAWKKDVPLSPANRAFVNFLIQEVDDYYMLTQAATTFPLP is encoded by the coding sequence ATGGATCTGAAGCAATTGAACTTTTTCCTTGAAGTGGCAGATTCCGGAGGTTTCACCAAGGCGGCGGAAAAGCTTAACATAGCCCAATCCGCGCTCAGCATCGCCATCAAGAAGCTTGAGGAGGAACTGGAGGTTAAGCTCTTCGTCCGACGAGACCGAAAGGTCACCCTCACCGCCGAAGGAGAATCTCTGGCGCTGAACGCAAAGGACATTTTCAAGGTAGTTGCCAGAGCACGGCAGGAAGTCGCAGACCTGAGGGGCCTTGTAAGGGGCGAGGTACGAGTCGGACTGACGCCAATGCTGAGCAGTTTCTTCTTTCCAAAGATTCTCTCGGCGTTCAAGCGGCGGTATCCGGCGCTACAGATATCCATCTACGGTGACAGCGCATGGAACATTCAGCGGAAGATTGAATCCGGCGACATCGACATGGGCATCATCACCGGCAGGGTCCCGGACGGGCTCGATTCGCATCACATGCTTCGGGAAGAGGTGGTAGCGTGCGTGCATCGTTTTCATCCATTTGCCGTGAAGAAGAAGTGCAAGATTAGCGATTTGCTGGCCGAACCACTGGTGCAGTTCAAAAAGGGTTATTATCTTCGGGAATTAATAGACGAAATCGCTGCCAGGGAAGGAATCCTCCCTGTAGTAATGGCGGAATCCAACCTTTTCTCTCTCGTCAGAAGCCTCGTGAAGGAGGAACTAGGGGTGGCATTCCTGCTGAAGATGGCCGTTGACAAAGATCCGGGCGTAGCGACTATTTCGTGCGATCCGCCGCTCTTCCTGGACCTTGCAATAGCCTGGAAAAAAGATGTTCCCCTGTCACCGGCAAACAGGGCATTCGTAAATTTCCTGATCCAGGAAGTTGATGACTATTACATGCTGACGCAGGCGGCAACAACGTTCCCACTGCCATGA
- a CDS encoding NAD(P)-dependent alcohol dehydrogenase: MYNIKAYAAAGATSGLAPLTIPRRDTKERDVQIEILFCGICHSDLHYARDEWHSVMPTVYPCVPGHEIVGRVTKVGSAVTKFKPGDLAGVGCLVDSDRTCPNCREGLEQLCPKQVLTYGGPDKDLGGVTYGGYSESIVVDEHFVLRVPANLDPAGVAPLLCAGITTYSPIRRWGDIEGKKIGIVGLGGLGHMGVKFARAFGAHVAVFTTSPAKREDALRLGADEVIISTNAEDMKKHAWSFDFILDTIAADHDIDAYIKMLGRDGTITLVGAPEKPLAVSAFALIFGRRSLSGSLIGGIAETQEMLDFCSQHNITADVEVIPIQKVNEAYERLAKSDVKYRFSIDMASLKAE; encoded by the coding sequence ATGTACAACATCAAAGCTTACGCCGCTGCCGGTGCCACATCGGGGCTTGCCCCTCTCACCATCCCCCGCAGGGATACGAAGGAGAGGGACGTCCAGATCGAAATTCTCTTCTGCGGCATCTGCCACTCCGATCTCCACTATGCCCGCGACGAATGGCACAGCGTCATGCCCACCGTCTACCCCTGCGTGCCGGGACACGAGATCGTAGGACGGGTCACAAAGGTCGGTTCCGCAGTCACGAAGTTCAAGCCCGGCGACCTGGCAGGCGTCGGCTGCCTCGTCGATTCGGACCGGACCTGCCCGAATTGCCGGGAAGGCCTTGAACAATTATGTCCGAAGCAGGTTCTAACCTACGGTGGGCCGGACAAAGACCTCGGTGGCGTTACCTATGGCGGGTACTCCGAGAGCATCGTAGTGGATGAACACTTCGTATTGCGTGTTCCCGCCAATCTTGATCCTGCCGGTGTCGCACCTCTGCTCTGCGCCGGGATCACTACCTACTCTCCCATCCGCCGCTGGGGGGACATCGAGGGTAAGAAAATAGGCATTGTCGGTCTCGGTGGTCTGGGTCACATGGGGGTGAAATTTGCCCGCGCCTTCGGTGCCCACGTGGCCGTCTTCACCACCTCGCCGGCGAAAAGGGAGGACGCACTTCGGTTGGGTGCCGATGAAGTCATCATCTCGACCAACGCTGAAGATATGAAAAAGCATGCCTGGAGCTTCGACTTCATCCTCGACACCATCGCCGCCGATCATGACATCGACGCCTACATCAAAATGCTCGGCCGGGACGGTACTATTACGCTGGTCGGCGCACCGGAGAAACCGCTGGCGGTATCTGCCTTCGCACTGATATTCGGGCGCCGCAGCCTTTCCGGCTCTCTCATCGGCGGCATTGCCGAGACTCAGGAGATGCTGGATTTCTGCAGTCAGCACAACATTACCGCTGACGTAGAAGTCATCCCGATCCAGAAGGTGAATGAGGCCTACGAGCGGCTGGCGAAATCGGACGTCAAGTACAGGTTCTCCATCGATATGGCGTCACTCAAAGCCGAGTAA
- a CDS encoding DUF3365 domain-containing protein: MRLLEKQPIARTLLYANAILFVIAAAAVFLTVQQVERRQALDEALQQGRLLLERNLAIHRYFADHLKPQVMHLLKQNPNEDFFDPTWMSSTFAVRSIDSLYQKISKSGYYYKECAINARSPSNEADAEERAFIESLNRDGSLMMTRGIRVFDGKPYFTIMHRGETMERNCLVCHNRPEQAPSGLVSRYGGTRSFGRHEGQVVSAISIRVPLASPLRHADRFALQLSLIILSILFTLFGINYLLVRRLVLRPLERLRTQAVLVSGDERHLGEEIPVPSGRELRETALAFNAMSASLCRSWNELESRVTQRTNELQSLNESLKLEAASHKKTAAALQEALEGVEAERAKNGAIISAIEDGLRIIDADYRIVFQNRPLQEIFGDAAGRHCYELYEHRTSRCVDCTLDETFNDGRIHHTHRTWNIDGRTVQIEGTVSPVRDAAGNIAGCLELLRDVTDRFQMIEELSLAKTAAESANKAKAAFLANMSHEIRTPMNGIIGFAELLAESGLNEKQLEYAEMISSSGSSLLAIINDILDLSKIDAGKVELEEAPFSTADLLIQLGKMFSVSQPSTTNVTIERSPSVPDWLLGDVTRIRQIAVNLIGNALKFTAEGSVTVKMDAVPLGEETILLSLQVTDTGVGIARENLDRIFEPFMQEDFSTTRRFGGTGLGLAVSRSLAEMMGGTISVTSTLGEGSSFICTVTCRIPTASRAGRVDAGQAESVACVPCHILVAEDNLINQKLVLEMLKRLGHTARVVQNGREALAALAAERFDLVLMDIQMPEMDGLTAARMFRERNPEVKVPMVALTAYAMAGDEERFLEAGMDGYLSKPLKFSQLQEVIIRFCGG; this comes from the coding sequence ATGCGTCTGTTGGAAAAGCAACCGATTGCACGCACCCTGCTCTATGCTAATGCAATCCTCTTCGTGATTGCGGCAGCCGCAGTTTTTCTCACCGTCCAGCAGGTAGAGCGCAGACAGGCCCTGGACGAGGCGCTACAACAAGGCCGGCTTCTCCTGGAGAGAAACCTTGCCATTCACCGGTACTTCGCGGATCATCTCAAGCCGCAGGTCATGCACCTTCTCAAGCAGAACCCCAACGAAGACTTTTTTGACCCGACATGGATGTCCTCCACATTTGCGGTCCGCTCCATCGACAGCCTCTATCAAAAGATCAGCAAGAGCGGCTACTATTACAAGGAATGCGCCATCAACGCGCGGAGCCCCTCCAATGAGGCGGACGCGGAGGAACGTGCCTTCATCGAGAGCCTGAACCGGGACGGCAGCCTGATGATGACGAGGGGGATCCGTGTCTTCGACGGAAAGCCCTACTTCACCATCATGCATCGCGGCGAGACGATGGAGAGGAACTGCCTGGTATGCCACAACAGGCCCGAGCAGGCGCCGTCGGGTCTCGTCAGCCGGTACGGCGGCACCCGGAGTTTCGGCAGGCATGAGGGGCAGGTGGTCTCCGCTATATCGATACGGGTCCCTCTGGCTTCCCCCCTGCGGCATGCCGACCGGTTCGCTCTTCAGCTCTCCCTTATCATTCTCAGCATCCTCTTCACGCTATTCGGCATCAACTACCTGCTCGTCCGCCGACTGGTTCTGCGCCCCCTTGAACGGCTGCGGACGCAGGCGGTTCTCGTGTCCGGCGACGAGAGGCACCTGGGGGAGGAGATCCCGGTCCCTTCGGGAAGGGAGCTTCGGGAAACGGCCCTGGCCTTTAACGCCATGTCTGCCAGCCTATGCAGAAGCTGGAATGAGCTGGAGAGCCGGGTCACACAGCGAACAAATGAACTTCAGTCACTCAATGAGTCCCTGAAGCTGGAGGCGGCGAGTCACAAGAAAACCGCGGCAGCACTTCAGGAGGCCCTGGAAGGGGTGGAAGCGGAACGGGCGAAGAACGGGGCGATAATTTCCGCCATAGAAGACGGTCTCAGGATAATAGATGCCGATTACCGCATCGTCTTTCAGAACAGGCCGCTGCAGGAGATTTTCGGTGATGCTGCAGGGCGCCACTGCTACGAACTTTATGAGCACCGCACTTCCAGGTGTGTAGACTGTACGTTGGACGAAACCTTTAATGACGGCCGTATCCACCACACGCACAGGACCTGGAATATTGACGGCAGAACAGTTCAGATTGAGGGGACGGTATCGCCGGTGCGTGATGCAGCGGGCAATATTGCCGGGTGCCTCGAACTTCTTCGTGACGTTACAGACAGATTTCAGATGATCGAGGAGCTGAGCCTAGCAAAGACAGCCGCGGAATCTGCCAACAAGGCAAAGGCCGCGTTTCTCGCCAACATGAGCCATGAGATCCGCACTCCGATGAACGGCATTATAGGGTTTGCGGAGCTGCTCGCGGAATCGGGATTGAACGAGAAGCAGCTGGAATATGCTGAAATGATTTCTTCGTCAGGCTCATCTCTTCTTGCCATCATCAACGACATTCTAGACCTGTCGAAGATCGACGCCGGTAAAGTGGAACTGGAAGAAGCCCCGTTTTCGACGGCGGATCTGCTCATCCAGCTCGGCAAGATGTTTTCCGTCTCGCAACCTTCGACCACCAATGTCACGATCGAACGTTCACCGTCGGTGCCTGACTGGCTGCTCGGGGATGTTACCCGGATCAGGCAGATCGCCGTGAACCTCATCGGCAACGCATTGAAGTTCACTGCCGAGGGATCTGTCACTGTCAAAATGGACGCTGTGCCGCTTGGCGAGGAAACTATTCTCCTGTCGCTGCAGGTGACAGACACGGGAGTCGGCATAGCTCGTGAAAATCTGGACAGGATATTCGAGCCTTTCATGCAGGAGGATTTTTCCACGACCCGCAGGTTCGGGGGGACCGGTCTCGGACTCGCCGTCTCACGCAGCCTTGCGGAGATGATGGGAGGAACCATTTCCGTCACCAGCACACTGGGAGAAGGAAGCTCCTTTATCTGTACGGTTACGTGCAGAATTCCTACAGCTTCCCGTGCAGGTCGGGTGGATGCCGGACAAGCGGAATCTGTCGCATGCGTTCCGTGTCACATTCTGGTAGCCGAGGACAACCTGATCAACCAGAAGCTTGTACTGGAGATGCTGAAACGGCTTGGCCACACCGCTCGTGTTGTGCAAAATGGTCGCGAGGCTTTGGCGGCACTTGCCGCAGAAAGGTTCGATCTAGTGCTTATGGACATCCAGATGCCGGAAATGGATGGATTAACCGCGGCAAGAATGTTCCGTGAACGCAATCCGGAAGTTAAGGTTCCGATGGTCGCTCTGACAGCTTATGCCATGGCAGGAGATGAGGAGCGGTTTCTTGAGGCGGGGATGGATGGCTATCTGTCGAAGCCGCTCAAATTTTCGCAGTTGCAGGAGGTTATTATCCGGTTCTGTGGAGGGTGA
- a CDS encoding DUF3365 domain-containing protein codes for MVRKFLWSVGVIAIGAGLFFTTTGVLRAGEREESISTAVVEYLIAGRGVIARNQPLINDASKGNKGFTAEVYENQLKADFFKRTGIDITALTASDPFNKALLDVHNSAKEVVTAAQSQINEPNKGFKGFNPAVFGARVGANLSNRSGIQLKQTSIKFRGDYNRPDEFETAVLKGFEGKKDPSHYEEVTVAGRKFARYMVPVYIEKSCLTCHGDPAGSLDISGRVKEGYREGDLRGAISVMIPFD; via the coding sequence ATGGTAAGGAAATTTTTGTGGTCGGTCGGCGTCATCGCAATCGGTGCCGGGCTTTTCTTCACAACGACCGGCGTTCTCAGGGCAGGAGAGCGTGAAGAGTCTATCTCTACAGCTGTAGTGGAGTACCTGATAGCCGGCAGGGGAGTGATTGCCCGAAACCAGCCTCTTATAAATGACGCCTCCAAGGGCAACAAAGGGTTCACTGCGGAAGTCTACGAAAACCAACTCAAGGCCGACTTCTTCAAGCGGACGGGAATTGACATTACCGCACTGACGGCAAGCGATCCTTTCAACAAGGCACTGCTGGACGTCCATAACTCGGCAAAAGAGGTAGTGACTGCCGCTCAGTCACAGATCAATGAACCCAACAAAGGGTTCAAGGGGTTCAACCCTGCAGTTTTCGGTGCCCGTGTAGGTGCAAATCTCTCAAATCGTTCAGGCATACAGTTGAAGCAGACAAGCATTAAATTCAGGGGTGACTACAACAGGCCGGATGAATTCGAAACAGCAGTTCTAAAAGGCTTCGAAGGAAAAAAGGATCCTTCCCATTATGAGGAAGTCACTGTTGCAGGAAGGAAATTCGCCCGCTATATGGTGCCGGTCTACATCGAGAAGTCATGCCTGACATGCCACGGCGATCCCGCAGGAAGCCTCGACATCTCCGGAAGAGTGAAAGAGGGTTACAGGGAAGGTGACCTCCGCGGAGCCATAAGCGTTATGATTCCTTTCGATTAA
- a CDS encoding YsnF/AvaK domain-containing protein, whose amino-acid sequence MEKGKSTKRSLEERVVLPVIEEELRVEKRPVETGITRISKKVRHFEQEIEEPLVKEQVDVERVAINRFIDQPVGVRTEGEVTIIPVLEEVLVIEKKLRLKEELHIRRRKETITHRQKEVVRKEEAVVEHTDRHH is encoded by the coding sequence ATGGAAAAGGGAAAGTCGACAAAAAGGTCCCTCGAAGAAAGAGTAGTACTTCCGGTGATAGAGGAGGAGCTGCGGGTTGAAAAGCGGCCAGTCGAAACCGGCATCACCCGGATCAGTAAAAAAGTGCGGCACTTTGAGCAGGAAATAGAAGAACCGCTCGTAAAAGAACAGGTGGATGTTGAACGTGTCGCCATCAACCGGTTCATCGACCAACCCGTAGGAGTGCGGACAGAAGGGGAGGTGACGATAATACCGGTGCTGGAAGAGGTTCTTGTAATTGAGAAGAAGCTGCGCTTGAAGGAGGAATTGCATATCAGGCGTCGCAAAGAGACGATTACTCACAGACAGAAAGAGGTTGTTCGCAAAGAGGAGGCGGTCGTGGAACATACGGACCGGCATCACTGA
- a CDS encoding YsnF/AvaK domain-containing protein, protein MAKTVVGLMDTSQDAQKVLQELVSSGFEREKISIMAEEGPRQGLKGAEKLRRVEGADAGVGAVPGGAIGALTRLGMPEQDAHKYAEGVRRGGLLITVTTDNDSADNAASIMRRNGAIDIDRRAETWRKEGWIRFDEKAAPQAAAAPREREGVIPVTEEQLQVGKRQVETGEVRVYSHVTETPVEEQVRLREERAKVERRPVDRPATEAEQAAFREQSFEVTETTEEPVVSKQARVKEEVVVGKEATERVEQVRDTVRRTEVEVEKTGQPRYGQQPQTSREDSDFITHFSSNYATRGERFETYRSAYHYAESRSSDPKLQGKEWLQVEEDIHQDWERSHPGTWARFKEAIHYGWDKTRRH, encoded by the coding sequence ATGGCAAAAACAGTCGTCGGTTTGATGGACACTTCGCAGGACGCACAAAAAGTTCTTCAGGAACTTGTGAGCAGTGGTTTCGAGCGTGAAAAAATCAGCATTATGGCTGAGGAGGGCCCCCGGCAGGGGCTCAAAGGGGCAGAGAAACTCCGGAGGGTAGAGGGAGCCGATGCCGGTGTCGGAGCTGTCCCCGGGGGGGCCATCGGTGCTCTGACAAGACTGGGAATGCCGGAGCAGGATGCTCATAAGTATGCGGAAGGGGTACGGCGTGGCGGCCTGTTGATCACCGTCACCACCGATAACGACAGTGCCGACAACGCGGCTTCCATAATGCGCAGAAACGGAGCCATCGACATCGACAGGCGAGCCGAAACGTGGCGCAAAGAAGGATGGATCAGATTCGATGAGAAAGCGGCACCGCAGGCGGCCGCCGCCCCACGGGAGCGTGAAGGCGTTATCCCGGTTACAGAGGAACAGCTCCAGGTCGGGAAACGGCAAGTGGAGACAGGGGAAGTTCGCGTTTACAGCCATGTCACAGAAACACCAGTGGAAGAACAGGTGCGCCTTAGAGAGGAACGGGCGAAAGTAGAGCGGCGGCCTGTTGACCGCCCTGCAACGGAGGCGGAGCAAGCCGCATTCAGGGAACAATCATTCGAGGTCACGGAAACGACCGAAGAGCCGGTTGTCTCGAAGCAGGCTCGTGTCAAAGAAGAAGTAGTCGTAGGCAAGGAAGCTACCGAGCGCGTAGAGCAGGTTCGGGATACGGTGCGGCGTACAGAGGTGGAGGTGGAGAAGACGGGACAACCCCGTTATGGCCAACAGCCGCAGACTTCCAGGGAGGATTCGGATTTCATCACCCACTTCAGCTCCAACTATGCAACAAGAGGGGAACGTTTCGAGACATATAGATCCGCCTACCACTATGCCGAAAGCAGATCCAGTGATCCCAAACTCCAAGGAAAGGAGTGGCTGCAGGTGGAAGAAGATATCCATCAGGATTGGGAAAGGTCGCACCCGGGGACATGGGCACGGTTCAAGGAAGCCATTCATTATGGCTGGGACAAGACACGCCGGCACTGA
- a CDS encoding uracil-DNA glycosylase family protein has translation MGERGGDAEDRQGFPFVGPAGRILDEGAGPCAGTERPDAYVTNVVKRTCPHDSPRYIPLQFCGHKRNRIAVEQWGAS, from the coding sequence GTGGGCGAACGTGGTGGAGACGCCGAAGACCGTCAGGGATTCCCATTTGTAGGGCCTGCAGGGCGCATTCTGGACGAAGGGGCTGGCCCGTGTGCAGGCACCGAACGACCGGATGCTTATGTCACTAATGTAGTGAAGCGCACGTGCCCCCACGACTCGCCACGATACATCCCTCTGCAATTCTGCGGGCACAAACGGAACAGGATCGCCGTAGAGCAATGGGGGGCTTCGTGA
- a CDS encoding glucose 1-dehydrogenase, whose translation MTKSMTGKVAIVTGGAQGIGKGIVKRLLQEGMSALIADMDGEAAEEAAAEYVRLGEVAGAQADVGNEADVERMVREAVSRFGRLDLLVNNAGIASHDWGPVERLDLVTWNRVITVNLTGVFLCSKYSIPHLRKTKGSIVNIASTRALQSEPDTEPYSASKGGVVALTHALAMSLGPEIRVNCISPGWIDVGDWKKGGRRDTAMLRPEDHAQHPAGRAGSPEDVAEMVLYLASPGAAFVTGQNLIIDGGMTRRMIYIE comes from the coding sequence ATGACAAAAAGTATGACTGGCAAGGTTGCCATCGTCACCGGCGGCGCGCAAGGCATCGGGAAAGGTATCGTGAAGCGGCTCCTTCAGGAAGGTATGTCTGCGCTCATCGCCGATATGGACGGGGAAGCCGCCGAAGAAGCAGCCGCTGAATATGTACGCCTCGGAGAGGTCGCCGGCGCACAGGCCGACGTGGGAAATGAAGCAGATGTGGAGCGTATGGTGCGTGAAGCTGTCTCGCGTTTCGGGCGGCTCGACCTGCTCGTTAACAACGCCGGCATCGCCAGCCATGACTGGGGGCCTGTGGAAAGACTCGATCTTGTTACCTGGAACCGCGTCATAACAGTTAACCTGACGGGTGTTTTCCTGTGCAGCAAGTATTCGATTCCGCATCTGAGGAAGACAAAGGGTTCCATCGTCAACATCGCATCCACGCGCGCATTACAGTCGGAACCGGATACTGAACCCTATTCGGCCAGCAAGGGTGGCGTAGTCGCACTGACACATGCTCTTGCGATGAGCCTCGGACCTGAAATCCGGGTCAACTGCATCAGTCCCGGCTGGATCGACGTCGGCGATTGGAAGAAGGGTGGCCGACGGGATACCGCTATGCTCCGCCCCGAGGACCACGCCCAGCACCCGGCAGGGCGAGCGGGAAGTCCCGAAGACGTCGCTGAAATGGTACTGTACCTGGCATCGCCGGGAGCCGCCTTCGTCACCGGGCAAAACCTCATAATCGACGGCGGGATGACGCGCAGAATGATCTACATCGAGTAA